The DNA region CAATGTGACCAGAGTGGAAAGAGTTAAACAAACccaggaagtggagcagagcagcaggggaggggCCATCACCAGCGTCATCATGCTGAAGTGAAACTCAAGGAGGAAAGAGACAGTTTGCTCGTCacttcaagctgctgcttctaAACCTCACAAACTTCACAGGTAAATTTAAACCTTCCATTAAATCTATAACAGATTATTCAGCACAGATATGAGTTATAACTGCCTcccatgtgtttgtccagataTGGCTTCAGCCAGctctctgctgtcagaggagaggTTACTGTGTTCCATCTGTCTGGACGTGTTCACAGACCCAGTCTCCATCCTGTGTGGACACAACTTCTGCAGCTCATGTCTCCACACGTACTGGGACAGCGGAGACACTTGCCAGTGTCCCATGTGCAAACGGGAATTCTCCACAAGACCTGAACTTCAAGTCAACACTGTCATGTCAGAGTTAGCTGTTGAGTTTAAGAAGTTGGTTCAAGTCAAAGCCTCGACTCCAGGCCCACAGCTTCCTGCTGTTGACGTTCTTTGTGACATCTgctctgagataaaagaaaaggccGTTAAATCTTGCCTGACGTGTCTGACTTCTTTCTGTGAGTCACACCTGGAGCCGCATCGGAGAGTTGCTGTGCTCAAAGGTCACACGTTATTAGAGCCAGTGAAGAATCTGGACGACAGGATGTGcaagacacacaacaagatGACCGAGCTGTACTGCTTGAAGGAGCAGGCCTTCATCTGCGTCCTGTGTTTTACAGCTGATCACAAGGGTCACAACGCCGTCCCCCTGGAGGAGCAGTATGAAAAAGTGGCTGCAACAAAAGACGAGGCACAGGCAAACATGCAGAAGTTGATACAGACACGGATTGAGAAGATAGTGGAGGTTGAAAAATTACTCGATGTCAGACGGGTAGATTCTGAAAAGGAGGAACAAGCCGCCGTGCAGGTGTTCACCGAGTTGATCCAGTCCATTCAGACGAGCCAGGCCGAGCTGGTTGAGGCGATCCagcagaggcacagaggaataaagcaAAAGGGTGAAGAGTTTCTCAAAGAACTGAGGAGGGAAGTGACTGAGCTCAAGAGCCGAAGCAGtcagctggaacatctgtcacagtcacaggatcACTATCATTTCCTCCAGAGCTTCCTGACCTTGTCCAAACCTCCACACGAGAGCTGTCCCGACACAGACCTCGACCCTGACCTGTCTTTCCAGGACATGCAAGGTCACCTGACTCGGCTGAAACAGAGAGTCGAGGAAATAATGGAAGAGTTTCTTGAgatcagaatgaaaagaatgagAGAGCATGCGGTCgacttgacccttgaccccgaCACTGCATTTAAGGCACTTGTCATTAGCGAAGACGCAAAACAAGTAACAGTAAAAGACAACTTTGAAAAGGACAAAGTTAAAGACAATCCAAAGAGATTTGATAAATATCGTGAGGTTTTGGCAAAAGAGGGATTCATGACAGGgaagttttactttgaggtgCAGGTGAAAGGAAAGATACGTTGGTTCGTTGGCGTGGTCAGGGAGTCGGTGGAGAGAAAGAGCTGGAGAGCTCTGTCAGTTGAAAATGGATTTTGGTGCTTTTCATTGGTTGAGGGCAAATATCGAACAACTGCAGACTCAGAACCTATAATATTGAAAGAAGAGCTTCAGAAGTTGGGCGTCTTTGTAGACTACAACAAAGGTGAGGTGTCTTTTTACAATGCAGACTCTAAATCACTCATCGGTTGTATCACAGGCTGCTGCTTTACAGAGAAACTTTATCCGTACTTCTGCCCTGAGCCAAATTATAATGGAACAAACTCCGCCCCTCTCATCATTACACCTGTACCTCAAACTCACTAGTCCATCCGTCCCATTCTGGAGAACGTGAAACCCATGAAAGTCAAGTGGGAATTTCTTTCAATtcggtacaaacattcacttggaatcCAGGATGAACTGGTTAGAATctggtagccaaaggtcaaaggtcatggtggcctcacagaacaacaaatgagagaatgttgattatttatcattttgaatCAAAGATCTTTTGATGAATTacattggtcaaaggtcacagggaccCCATATAAATCTGGAAAAAATGTATGGACCCAGTGCATGTTTCTAGTTATTGTTACTGTCTGATCCTTTTATATAAGAATGGTAAAGTTTACTGTCATAATGTGGTGTTGGTTTTAATTCAAGTATTTTATCAAGTGTTTCAATCGTTGtaatatttacataataaactgaatatatacaGATTCTGTTGTGTCTTTCTTTCATGTCACAGCTCAGAtggatttatatattaaagactaAAGCAGTTCCTCTACACATCACACCACTCGAAGGATTACAGTCCGAGGTTCCAGTGTTAGGAGCAGATCAcaggttcagtattttgcacTGAGATAAATGTTAAGGGGCCTAAACTACATCTTATTACAAGAGATCTGTCTCAATGATCGTGGAAAATTTGCTAAACTGTAAAcgttttttaattcatttttataaataataaactttatttctgcAGATGTCTACTGTTAACCCTCGGAGACCCACTGGGCCGTATACAATCtcaaatatcatgttgtctttagaCAGAACTGACTCCTCTGGTCTGAGCTGGAGACATGCCGTgttttcctgttaaactgaataaacagcaCCAACAAGCAAGCTCCTGTTCACATGAGgctccagagccgcgggttgTCGACCCCTGTGTGGAACCGAATTTGTAAGATGTATTGGACGTTTTAGTGTCTCCTATGACacgggttttcaactggttttgtcccagggaccattgtgactagaaagtaatccgctgcccactgatgtgcctacgcacGCGCGTGCCTCAGGAAgctttaacatttggttttccatgttggttttatttaaaaacctcaaacaaatctagaaaaatctgtgtaaaaaacaacaaaaacggttgattttcagtgcttaagaattgaaaacaaaattaaaatgcagtttgtagttgtactgcatctcagaaccatatgaacatcaatatataacgttcatgacttaaatgtacagacatgtagctgacatgttgagagaacgttaaagtaacggtgatcaataacaatcaacataaactggggctacaactgaagagggaagatgacaaagtaatgcagaatatgtcacaaatgataatcatacaatataacacaaacaattgaggcctacttaagtttaacctcatgatcaccagcacctttatattattttagccatattttttcttattttagatatttttcacgatattcaagagtaatctggaaatgtgttgaaatatcaaagcgaatttcgcggacccccggttgacaACCCCTGTCCTATGACatcagtgtccatcacttttagctgtcctctggaaacacttccgttgtcgttttctgtatttgctgcaCGTTTCTGTAatatgttgtgtagtgttgtgttgtgaaattgatgaagatgttttccacctgcatgtgttttgtccacttgcatgtgttttgttaagttgctgtgcgttgagctctcagggccaccgtagttcCCAATGTGACCAGAGTGGAAAGAGTTAAACAAACccaggaagtggagcagagcagcaggggaggggCCATCACCAGCGTCTTCATGCTGAAGTGAAACTCAAGGAGGAAAGAGACAGTTTGCTCGTCacttcaagctgctgcttctaAACCTCACAAACTTCACAGGTAAATTTAAACCTTCCATTAAATCTATAACAGATTATTCAGCACAGATATGAGTTATAACTGCCTcccatgtgtttgtccagataTGGCTTCAGCCAGctctctgctgtcagaggagaggTTACTGTGTTCCATCTGTCTGGACGTGTTCACAGACCCAGTCTCGATCCTGTGTGGACACAACTTCTGCAGCTCATGTCTCCACACGTACTGGGACAGCGGGGACACCTGCCAGTGTCCCATGTGCAAAAGGGAATTCTACACAAGACCTGAACTCCAAGTCAACACTGTCATGTCAGAGTTAGCTGATGAGTTTAAGAAGTTGGTTCAAGTCAAAGCCTCGACTCCAGGCCCACAGCTTCCTGCTGTTGACGTTCTTTGTGACATCTgctctgagataaaagaaaaggccGTTAAATCTTGCCTGACGTGTCTGACTTCTTTCTGTGAGTCACACCTGGAGCCGCATGGGAGAGTTGCTGGGCTCAAAGGTCACACGTTATTAGAGCCAGTGAAGAATCTGGACGACAGGATGTGcaagacacacaacaagatGACCGAGCTGTACTGCTTGAAGGAGCAGGCCTTCATTTGCGTCCTGTGTTTGAAAGCTGATCACAAGGGTCACAACGCCGTCCCCCTGGAGGAGCAATATGAAAAAGTGGCAGCAACAAAAGACGAGACACAGGCAAACATGCAGAAGTTGATACAGACACGGATTGAGAAGATAGCGGAGGTTGAAGAATTACTCGATGTCAGCCAGGTAGATTCTGAAAAGGAGGAACAAGCCGCCGTGCAGGTGTTCACCGAGTTGATCCAGTCCATTCAGACGAGCCAGGCCGAGCTGGTTGAGGCGATCCagcagaggcacagaggaataaagcaAAAGGGTGAAGAGCTTCTCAAAGAACTGAGGAGGGAAGTGACTGAGCTCAAGAGCCGAAGCAGtcagctggaacatctgtcacagtcacaggatcACTATCATTTCCTCCAGAGCTTCCTGACCTTGTCCAAACCTCCACACGAGAGCTGTCCCGACACAGACCTCGGCCCTGACCTGTCTTTCCAGGCAACACGAGGTCACCTGACTCGGCTGAAACAGAGAGTCAAGAAAATAATGGAAGAGGTTCCTGAgatcagaatgaaaagaatgagAGAGCACGCGGTCGACTTGACCCTTGACCCTGACACTGCACATTACTCACTTGTCATAAGCGAAGATGGAAAACAAGTTACAGTAAAAGACAACATTGAAAAGGACAAAGTTACAGACAATCCAAAGAGATTTAATGCAGGTTGTGAGGTTTTGGCAAAAGAGGGATTCACGACAGGgaagttttactttgaggtgCAGGTGAAAGGAAAGATACGTTGGTACGTTGGCGTGGTCAGGGAGTCGGTGGAGAGAAAGAACGGGAGAGGTCTGTCAGTTGAAGATGGATATTGGTGCTTTTCATTGGTTGAGGGCAAATATACAACAACTGCAGACTCAAAAGGTAAAATATTGAAAGAAGAGCTTCAGAAGGTGGGCGTCTTTGTAGACTACAACAAAGGTGAGGTGTCTTTTTACAATGCAGACTCTAAATCACGTATCGGTTGTATCACAGGCTGCTGCTTTACAGAGAAACTTTATCCGTACTTCTGCCCTCAGTCGAATGCTAATGGAAGAAACTCCGCCCCTCTCATCATTACACCTGTACCTCAAACTCACTAGTCCATCCGTCCCATTCTGGAGAACGTGAAACCCATGAAAGTCAAATGGGAATTTCTACAAATtcggtacaaacattcacttggaatcCAGGATGAACTGGTTAGAATctggtagccaaaggtcaaaggtcatggtggcctcacagaacaataaatgagaaaatgttgattatttattattttgaatcaAAGATCTATTGATGAATTacattggtcaaaggtcacagggaccCCATATAAATCTGGAAAAAATGTATGGACCCAGTGCATGTTTCTAGTTATTGTTACTGTCTGATCCTTTTATATAAGAATGGTAAAGTTTACTGTCATAATGTGGTGTTGGTTTTAATTCAAGTATTTTATCAAGTGTTTCAATCgttgaaatatttacataataaactgaatatatacagattctgttgtgtcattctttcatgtcacagctcagctggatttatatattaaagactaAAGCAGTTCCTCTACTCATCACACTACTCGTAGGATTACAGTCCGAGGTCCCAGTGTTTGGAGCAGATCACAGGTTCAGTATTTTGAATTGAGATTAATGTTAAGGGGCCTAAACTACATCTTATTACAAGAGATCAGTCTCAATGATCGTGGAAAATTTGCTAAACTCTAAAcgtttaaattcatttttataaataataaacactaTTTCTGCAGATGTCTACTGTTAACCCTCGAAGACCCACTGGGCCGTATACAATCtcaaatatcatgttgtctttagaCAGAACTGACTCCTCTGGTCTGAGCTGGAGACATGACGTgttttcctgttaaactgaataaacagcaCCAACAAGCAAGCTCCTGTTCACATGAGgctccagagccgcgggttgTCGACCCCTGTGTGGAACCGAATTTGTAAGATGTATTGGACGTTTTTTTGTGTCTCCTAtgacaggggttttcaactggttttgtcccagggaacattctgactagaaagtaatccgcggcccactgatctGCCTACGCACGCCCGTGCCtcaggaagttttaacatt from Limanda limanda chromosome 5, fLimLim1.1, whole genome shotgun sequence includes:
- the LOC133001885 gene encoding zinc finger protein RFP-like is translated as MASASSLLSEERLLCSICLDVFTDPVSILCGHNFCSSCLHTYWDSGDTCQCPMCKREFSTRPELQVNTVMSELAVEFKKLVQVKASTPGPQLPAVDVLCDICSEIKEKAVKSCLTCLTSFCESHLEPHRRVAVLKGHTLLEPVKNLDDRMCKTHNKMTELYCLKEQAFICVLCFTADHKGHNAVPLEEQYEKVAATKDEAQANMQKLIQTRIEKIVEVEKLLDVRRVDSEKEEQAAVQVFTELIQSIQTSQAELVEAIQQRHRGIKQKGEEFLKELRREVTELKSRSSQLEHLSQSQDHYHFLQSFLTLSKPPHESCPDTDLDPDLSFQDMQGHLTRLKQRVEEIMEEFLEIRMKRMREHAVDLTLDPDTAFKALVISEDAKQVTVKDNFEKDKVKDNPKRFDKYREVLAKEGFMTGKFYFEVQVKGKIRWFVGVVRESVERKSWRALSVENGFWCFSLVEGKYRTTADSEPIILKEELQKLGVFVDYNKGEVSFYNADSKSLIGCITGCCFTEKLYPYFCPEPNYNGTNSAPLIITPVPQTH
- the LOC133001850 gene encoding E3 ubiquitin-protein ligase TRIM39-like; this encodes MASASSLLSEERLLCSICLDVFTDPVSILCGHNFCSSCLHTYWDSGDTCQCPMCKREFYTRPELQVNTVMSELADEFKKLVQVKASTPGPQLPAVDVLCDICSEIKEKAVKSCLTCLTSFCESHLEPHGRVAGLKGHTLLEPVKNLDDRMCKTHNKMTELYCLKEQAFICVLCLKADHKGHNAVPLEEQYEKVAATKDETQANMQKLIQTRIEKIAEVEELLDVSQVDSEKEEQAAVQVFTELIQSIQTSQAELVEAIQQRHRGIKQKGEELLKELRREVTELKSRSSQLEHLSQSQDHYHFLQSFLTLSKPPHESCPDTDLGPDLSFQATRGHLTRLKQRVKKIMEEVPEIRMKRMREHAVDLTLDPDTAHYSLVISEDGKQVTVKDNIEKDKVTDNPKRFNAGCEVLAKEGFTTGKFYFEVQVKGKIRWYVGVVRESVERKNGRGLSVEDGYWCFSLVEGKYTTTADSKGKILKEELQKVGVFVDYNKGEVSFYNADSKSRIGCITGCCFTEKLYPYFCPQSNANGRNSAPLIITPVPQTH